Proteins from a genomic interval of Rhipicephalus microplus isolate Deutch F79 chromosome 6, USDA_Rmic, whole genome shotgun sequence:
- the LOC119167377 gene encoding sulfotransferase 1E1, producing the protein MNLESYKHVDGVSLHGWYHEDMIRSALSYKPRSDDIFIVTYPKSGTTWMQYVILSILGEGNVPKTFAEYMLTSPHLELFGEEGVEKMPRPGPIKTHLPFHKAPYSPEAKYICVARNVYDVCVSYYYHMRGLTPISVKDVSFATFHDMFTTGKLSYGDYFDHVLSWYERRDNPNVLFFTYEDVKKDHQLWVLNIAKFLGENYAQALRKDPELLRKVVNASSLSNMKQIFAGKISASVMNLLNLPSGKALKALQVYRDIWPHMGELHPNEDFVRKGVIGDWKEHFTPELIEKTKAWIERKTTGSDVMQLWKDIELP; encoded by the coding sequence ATGAACCTGGAAAGCTACAAACACGTCGACGGCGTCTCTTTGCACGGATGGTACCACGAAGACATGATACGCTCGGCACTTTCTTACAAGCCCCGCTCGGACGACATTTTCATAGTGACGTATCCGAAGTCTGGGACAACTTGGATGCAATACGTCATCCTCAGCATTCTTGGAGAGGGCAACGTGCCCAAAACCTTCGCAGAGTACATGCTGACCTCTCCGCACTTGGAACTCTTCGGTGAAGAGGGTGTCGAGAAGATGCCCAGACCTGGTCCAATCAAGACTCACCTGCCTTTTCACAAGGCACCGTACTCGCCGGAAGCCAAGTACATTTGCGTCGCCAGGAACGTGTACGACGTTTGCGTATCCTATTACTACCACATGCGAGGCCTTACTCCTATCAGCGTGAAGGATGTCTCGTTTGCCACGTTCCACGACATGTTCACGACCGGCAAACTGTCCTACGGTGACTACTTCGACCACGTGCTCTCCTGGTACGAACGTCGCGACAACCCCAACGTACTGTTTTTCACGTACGAAGATGTGAAAAAAGATCACCAATTGTGGGTCTTGAACATAGCGAAATTTCTCGGAGAAAATTATGCGCAAGCGCTCAGAAAAGACCCCGAGCTACTCCGCAAAGTTGTAAACGCTTCGAGCTTAAGCAACATGAAGCAGATCTTCGCTGGAAAAATCAGCGCCTCGGTAATGAATTTGCTCAATCTGCCGTCTGGCAAAGCTTTGAAGGCACTGCAGGTGTACCGTGACATCTGGCCCCATATGGGAGAGTTGCATCCGAACGAAGACTTTGTCCGGAAAGGTGTCATCGGTGACTGGAAGGAACACTTCACTCCAGAGTTGATCGAAAAAACAAAGGCTTGGATTGAGAGGAAGACCACAGGATCTGATGTGATGCAGCTTTGGAAGGACATTGAACTGCCGTAG